A region of the Pseudomonadota bacterium genome:
GCGATTTTGACCATGCTGACGCTTTCACTTTGTCTATTTGCCAAATTAATTTTCAACAGCGTGGCCGCGCTACGCAGATAACTCGCCGCCGCCCGTAAGAAAGATAAATCGCCCTATATTTAGCCAGCGACCCAAACAACATAGTTTTATTACCGCGGACGCGGTCACATTGCAACGAGACGGTGATGTCAGGCGCACAGCAACCCAACTCATTTAGTCTAACATCGCCTACATTCGCTATGAATTTTGATTTACATTTGCTATAAATGTGTAATAGCGATTTGGGAATTCGTCTGCGTGCGTTCGAGCTTACAAAATATACGGCTTCAGTCCGAAAACAATCGGCAAAAAAATAAAAAGTCTATCGATTTATTTACGGGCACCTCTAAAAATCCCCACCCTGATTTTTGATCTGATAGAATCACGTTAGCACGACGTTGAGATCAGGGGGCAAAACATGAGCCAGCTTGGATTTTTTGACATCGCCAATCGCTATGCAGACTTGGATGCCAAAAATGATCCGCTATTAAAAATAGACAGCGTCGTCCCGTGGGAAGATTTCCGCCCTCACCTTGAAGCGGTCTAGCGCAAACCAGCCAATCAGCGCAAGTCATCGGCGGGTCGCAAGCCATGGGATGCTGTGGTGATGTTCAAGGCAATCGTGCTCTGTGCGCTTTATAATTTGTCAGACGATCAGGTGGAATACCAAATTCGCGACCGGCTTTCCTTCGTTCGGTTTTTGGGATTAGGCCTTGAAGATAAAGTTCCCGATGCCAAGACAGTGTGGCTGTATCGAGAACAGTTGTCTCAGGCTGGTATGATCGCGACGGTATTCGAGAACTTCGACAGCTATTTGTAAAGACCGGGGTTATCTGGCGATGGGTGGACAGATTATCGACGCATCCATCGTTTCCGTTCCCACCCAGCACAACAAGCGTGATGAGAATGCAAAGATCAAAGTCGGTGAGACACCGGAGGGCTGGATGGATAAACCGACCAAGTTCCGCCAAAAAGATACGGATGCCCGGTGGACCAAGAAGCATGGCAAGAGCCACTACGGTTACAAGAACCATATCAACGTGGACCGTCGGCATAAGCTTGTGCGTTGTTACCACGTGACGACTGCTTCGGTGCATGACAGCCAAGCCCTTGAAGCGGTCCTTGACGCAGATAACACGGCATCCGATGTCTGGGCGGATAGCGCCTACCGGTCGGCGGAAATCGAAACGATGCTAAGGGAAAAAGGTCTGACGAGCCGTATCCATTATAAGGGACACCGTAACAAGCCTCTGAGCAAACGGCAGGAGCAAGGCAATAAAACCCGCTCAAAAACCCGTGTTCGGGTGGAGCATATATTCGGGGCTCAAAGCAACGATATCGGCGGAACATTGGTGCGCAGTATCGGGATCATCCGCGCCAAGGCGCGCATAGGGCTCAAGAACCTGGCCTACAACATGCGCCGCCTTGCTCAGTTGGAACACTTAGCCACAGCACCACCATGATCGCACCCAGGGTGGGACTCTGCCTGAAACAGCGGTTCAGAGGTCAATGCCCCGCTGGGACGCTGAAAAACCAATGAATCTTGCAAAAATTCTTCGCATCGAGCCTGATTTAATCTATCGTCACCGGAATGGGCATTATTCGAGGCGCCCTTAAATCAACTTGAATGCCACGCTCTACACAATCAGTGGAGAAGAACAGTTGGGACAGCTCGTTCTAGAGGGCATAGTCAAGCACTTCGGCAAGATCGAAGCGCTGCAGCATGTCGACCTTGAGGTGGAAGACGGCGAATTTTTCGTCATCCTCGGGCCGAGCGCTGCCGGCAAGACGACAACGCTCCGTGCCATCGCCGGTTTAGAGAAACTGGACGCCGGGCGGATTGTGCTCGACGGCATAGATATGACCGATGTTCCTGTGCAGCAGCGCGGCATTGCGATGGTGTTTCAGAACTTCGCGCTCTATCCCCATATGAGCACGGCTAAAAATTTAGCCTATCCGCTGCGCGAAGAGAAATTGCCGCGCCAACAGATTAAGCGGCGTGTTGATGAGATCGCGGAAATGCTCGGCATTACCCACACGTTGACGCGCAAGCCTGCATCGCTTAGCGGCGGCGAACAGCAGCGCCTAGCCATCGGTCGCGCCATCATCCGCAACCCCACATTATTGTTGCTTGATGAGCCGCTAACAAATCTGGACGCCAAGCTGCGGCATGATATGCGCGCCGAATTCAAACGCCTGCACCGCGAGCTTGGCATGACCATGATTTACGCCACGCCGGATCAGCTCGAGGCGCTCAGCATGGGCCAGCGCGTTGGCGTGATCATCGACGGTAAAATTGTGCAGATCGAAACACCGAGCGAGCTTTACGACGCGCCGCGCGACCGCAAAGTGGCGCGCCTTGTCGGTGACCCGCCGATGAATTTTATCCCGGCAACGTTACGCCGCGATGGCGATGAACCCAGCCTAGAACTGCCGTTTTTAAATGTGCAAGCGGCGGATTTAAGAGATTCGATCACAGCCTTCGGCGCCGGCACGGAATTTTACCTCGGCGTCCGCCCGCAAGACATAAAACTTGCCGGAGATAGTGAAACGGGCAGCGCATTCGATGCTGAGATCGCCATCACCGAACCACAGGGAGACATCACTATTCTTGGTTTAATAGCCGCAAACGAGGTGCTGAAAATGGTGGTACCGGAGGCGGAAGGCGCGCGTCACGGCGCCGGTGAAGAAATTCGAGTGCGCTTTAATCCGCACGACGGCCGTTTATTTTTAAAAGAGTCAGGCGCTCTGGTTATGTGACTTCACAAAGCAAAAACGCTTGATCCTTTTTCTTTCAAAGGGCCCGCAAGAATGCCCGGCAATAAGATCCGTTCAACCTTAACTTTTAGACAGGGAGTTCAATATTATGGAATTGTTTAAGAAGGGCAAAATGGCCCTGTTGGCGGGCGCAATGGCCGTAGCGATTTCGGGCGCTTTCGGCGGTGCCGCCTCAGCTGCAGACGTCACCATCAATATGGCGGTGCCCGATTGGCCGCCGACCCACATCATGCAGGATCTGGCCAACAAATTTTACAAGGCGCCAAGCGGCAACAATGTCACCATCGCCCTCGACTTTACGCCGTGGGGCAACTATTACGAAAAACTGGCCGCCTCGCTGACGTCGGGTGAAGAGAAATATCAGATGGCGGTGAGCGACAGTCAGTGGCTCGGCACCTTCATCGAAGGTGGCTACTTCATGAAGCTCAACGACATCATCGATGCCGATCCGGAGCTTCAGGCGATCTTTAAGGACCTCCATCCCAACTTAGTCGACGCCTATTCCACCTATCCGCACAAGTCGGATAATTTGTACGGCTTCCCGCAGATGCCGGACGTGCTGGTAAACTATTACCGCAAGGATATTTTCTGCGACACTGACGAGCAGGCCGCGTTCAAGGGTAAGTACGGCTACAAACTTCCATGCTCGCCGACTGAGATGAACAACACCGATTGGGACCAAGTG
Encoded here:
- a CDS encoding ABC transporter ATP-binding protein, with product MGQLVLEGIVKHFGKIEALQHVDLEVEDGEFFVILGPSAAGKTTTLRAIAGLEKLDAGRIVLDGIDMTDVPVQQRGIAMVFQNFALYPHMSTAKNLAYPLREEKLPRQQIKRRVDEIAEMLGITHTLTRKPASLSGGEQQRLAIGRAIIRNPTLLLLDEPLTNLDAKLRHDMRAEFKRLHRELGMTMIYATPDQLEALSMGQRVGVIIDGKIVQIETPSELYDAPRDRKVARLVGDPPMNFIPATLRRDGDEPSLELPFLNVQAADLRDSITAFGAGTEFYLGVRPQDIKLAGDSETGSAFDAEIAITEPQGDITILGLIAANEVLKMVVPEAEGARHGAGEEIRVRFNPHDGRLFLKESGALVM